A region of the Leptospira venezuelensis genome:
CCATCTGCATAAAAATATAAAAGGTAATATAATACTTCTTTAATCTGATTCTGCTTTAAGAATACATCCGGCAGATTATCAGGAATATTCTTTGAAATTTCCAGGTTTTTGGATTTTAATAATTCAGAGATAATTCCTTCTACCCCGGCCAGAATATCATCCAATTTACACCAAGTGGGCTCTTCATTATCAGATCGAGAGAATAGAATTAGATTTCGGATAATACCCGAAATTCTTTCTCCTTGTTCTATGATCACTCTGGCATAATTTCTAATATCAGCAGGAAGATCCTTTTTATTCCGAATAATATTCCCGTAATTGATCACCCCCATAAGAGGATTATTGATCTCGTGAGCGATACCTGCTGCCAATTTCTGGATAGACTCCAATCTTTTTTCCGATTGGATCACCTTCTCCATTTCGGAAATTCTTTTTTCAGATACAGATAGAAGGTCTAATTCGGAGAAGGTTACGATACTTCCTACGATCCGATTTGCCTCGTCTCTAATAGGAGATACTCTAAATCCTACTCTGATCTTTCTATCATCCTTTCTAACAAGAACTGCAGGAATATATCTAAGATTATGGCCTAAATTATCCGGATGTTCTCCGGAACCAATCTGGGTTTGGATAAAAGAGAGAACTACATCTCCCGGTTTTCCAAGAGCCTCTTCCAGGGTCCAACCCGTAAGCTCTTCTGCAGAATGATTTAAGAATATAATATTCCCCTCTCCATCCAGTGAAACTGCACCTTCTGAAATGCTTTGGATTACATTCTTAAATTCTTTGCCACTTTCCTTAACGATTCCCAAACGTTTTTGTTGTCGAAGTGCGATCTCTATCGAAGACTTAAGTTGGTGGTTCTGAAATGGTTTAGTGATATAAGCGTAAGTAGAAGCAGCATCCATCGCTCTCATGAATGTGGAGTCGTCGGTGTATGCAGTCATAAAAACGATCGGGACGTCTTTGATCCTTTGGATATGTTGCGCTGTCTGGATCCCATCCATATCTCCTTCGATAGAGATATCCATAAGAACTAGATCTGGATCTGTTTCTTTAAAAATTGATTGGGCGTCCTGACCGTTCGCAGCGACTCCTGCAACCTTATAACCTAAATTTTGGAGAGTCTTTTGGAGGTTGAAAGATAGAAGCCACTCGTCTTCAACAATTAGAATATTCGGTTGTTCTGAAGAAGAACTCATGTTCGATAATAACATATTCCTGAGGTGGTAAAAACTGCGGCTCTTCCGTTATGCTCCCACGTTAGGAGTGAATTGGGAAATCCTTTTTTCGGAATATAATTGTTTCCGCAAAATTTTCAAAACTTCTCCTTTGATCTATTTTACCACTTTGAGATCCAAGAATAAATCACTGAATTTTCCAAATTCAAATGGAGTCTTATTTTATTGTTTTTTGCCAATTTTAGTCCTAATTTTTCCGCTCATTCGACTAAAAGGACCAATAGCTTGTCATAGTTCCGACCTCTTTTTTCCAAAAAAAGTCCTTGAATCGAAGCTCCCTCGAAACTACACTTTGGGCCTAGAGGTAGCCATGCTGGTAAAAGATATCTTGGAAAAAAAGGACCGAAAGATCCTCTCGGTGGAACCCAGTACCACCGTTTGGGAAGCGATCCGATTTATGACCAAGTATGATATAGGTTCCGTGATAGTGCTTAAAGAAGGGAAACTCGCCGGTATATTTACAGAAAGGGATTTACTTCATTTCGCTTCCACAGATCGGGAAGCAGTATTCGATAAAACAGTGGCGGATCTAATGTCCACCACATTGACTACTATGCAACCAAACGACCAAGTGGATGAAGTTCTTTCTATTATGCTAAAAAAAAGGATCCGGCATATGCCTATTCTGGATGGGAACAGATTGGTCGGGATCGTCTCCATCGGAGACGCTGTAAAAGCTAAGATCGCGAAAACGGAAGAAGAGAATAAGAACTTAAAAAACTATATATATAGCGAATCCGGATTTATTTGATCCTGCTTATTCCTTCTGAGTGGGAATTTTTTCCAATCACGAACCTTTTTGAAATGAATAGAAAAATGCCCCGCCTGGACTATATCCAGGGGGCAAGTGGCTCACATTCGGGTATTCCCGTTAATTCCTAAAAAGTAATATCATTACCCAAATCAGCAACTCTGTTTTTTGGAAATCGGGTTGCCGGAATCACTTTTCCGCCAAGTATAGACTACAGGCTCCATTCGAAAATGGAGCAAACTTAAGAGATGAAATTCCTTTTAATTATATTATTCGCATATTTAACCTATCGCTTCTTACAAAGACTCATGTATCCTCAACGGAACGAAGATTCCGGCTTCAGAGTTGTTTTTCCTGATAGAGAATATTCTTCTAGAGAAAAAGACATTTCCGATAAGGGAAGAGTGGTAGAAAAGGGAGAATGATCTAAGGAATGAACATCCGATTTTCCTATTTTATAATTTTATTATACTCTTTCTTCCTTGTTTCCTGCTTGGGAATGAGCGGAGAATTCGGCTGGGCCTTGGTGGATGAAACCAAACAAAGTTTGCTGGAGAAAAAATTCACCACCGTTCAAGAGTTCACTCTCACCAGAGAGAAGTTAATCTTTCCCACCAACAAAACACTGGTATATATTTATAAATTTTCCAGAGTTCCGAATCCGGAAGCGGAAATATATGTGAGCCTAAGCAGATTTCAAGTAGGCTTTAACGAGATAGAAGTAACACGTAAAAGACCGGAAATCTCCAGTTCCAGTATTAGAGGCCGTTTCCAAGAATTGATCGCAGGCAAATATTTAGTAAAAGTCTCCTATGAGGGAGAAGTGATCGATCAGGTAGAATTCAGAGTAATAGAACCGGAAGATAGAGAAGAAGAAGAAAAAGAATCCGGTGTAGACGATGTGGAAAAATATACAAAAGCGAAGAAGATTCTAAATTAAACTCGCGCGTAGGAAATCCAACAGACCGTTCTAATATGTATCGCCGGAAAGTGGATCCCTTGGATAAGGATCTCTCGCCATTCCATCTTCTAAGATCTTATTTATCCTTTCTATATTTTTAAGAGCCAAATTGATTTCAGTCTGATTCCCTACTTTCAGGATCTCTTCATTCATTTTTTTGGACTGTCCATAATCCTTTTCGAATTCATATAAGACTGATAATCTTTGCATTGCTCTTGGTCCAGGCGATGCATCCAGTTTAGTTCGGATAATATCCATTTTTTCTTTGGACTCCTCCATCTCTAAACTTTTGAGTCTGTATTGGGCCATGTCTTGGTCATTTGTTCTTTCCAAAAGACCTTTTTTTATCTGGAGTAATTCCTTTTTCCCCAGGGAATATTTCTCTTCTTCTAATCTTAAATTTTCTCGGAGTCGATCATAGGCTTGGATAGATTTAATCAGCTCTTCTTTTTCTTTAGGAGGTTTTTTCTCGTATCTGTATAGTTTAGAAATCCCTAAATAAGCCAAGACTTCCATTCGGATTCTTTCCTGCGAATCTGGAAATGATAGATCGGAAGCAACCGCTTTTTCCTGCTCTCTGATCTGTAACCAGTCCTCGTAGTATTTTTTGCCTGATTCTAAATTGCCTAGTTTGCTTTCGAAAAAGTTTCCAAGCTCAAAAGCATAAATCCCTTTTTTCTTAGGATCTGGTTCTGCGAGATAATATTTTTCGTAAAACTCCGCGGCCAAAACATATTGTTTAAGTTCAGTATGCAAGGAAGCGATAGCACGATATACATAAGCGATCTCTGCAGGAGTTTTATTTTCTTTTAATGCAAGCGCCAGATACTTTAAGAAGAAGTCCAGTGATTTGGCTTTTTTACCAGAAGCCTTTAACTCTTCTGCCAATGCCAAAACCACTTGGGAATGTTCCGGATCTAAACGAAATGCTAACTCGAGTAATGCCGCGTAAGCAAAGAAGTCCGTATTTCTTTTATAATCAAATAGAACGAAGATCCCCTGCCCACTCACGGAGGTTTTATTAACTACTTTTAGTCTTTCCTTGTTTTCATTCTCCGAATCTTTTACAAATTTCGCTAATGCAAAAACTGTATCTGCGTCCTCTTTGGATTTTCTTTTGAAAAATGGATAATAATTATTCTCGAATGAATCCTTATATGCATTTGCAGCTTTTTTAAGAGAATCATCAGCATTCTTTACGTTTTGTTTTGCAAGACTGATATCATTCGCAGTTACTTTGCGAGCATTGCTAGGCGGATTAGATTCAAAGATCAGGTCCTTCTCCCTTACGGAAGAAGCTTCTAAAAGATGGACTCTATCTTTCGCATTTTCCAGATCTAAATTCGCTTTTTCTAATTCCTTTTTGACCTTTGCATGTTGTCTGGCTCTTTCTACTTCGTTTGTATCGTATAGTTCTCTCAATCTTTCTTCTTTCGAGAAGGACTCCTCTGTGTGAGAAAAATCTCTATATCTCAGTGCCGCCAAAGCTTCTTCTAATGCCTTGAAGTTTTGTTTCTTTTTGGAATATTCTTGGCTAAGTAACCAATGTAGTTCAAATAAGATCGGAGAATCACGAAGCTGCTGCCCCGTAGTGATCTTTCCTAACATCTTTAAGATCAGAAGCCTTAGAGTGTTTCTGTCAGTTTTTTCGGTAAAGATACGACCTAGTCTTCTTTCTTCTTCCGTTCTTTTTGGATCTACAAATTGAGCATAGTATGGATCTAAAACTTGACGAATCGTTGTGATCGGATCAGAAGCTGTGTCGGTAGAATTGAGCAAGTTCTCCTTTAATGTTCGGAGACTTGCTGGAGGGATTACCTCATGAGGAAGTTTATATATACCTGCAGGATCTAATCTTTGGTCCTGTTCATCCGCCTCGGTTCGGACGTTTACCCCAAACCCAAAGAAGATCAGGAGTAATACGCCCAGTATCAGGCGGGTTTGTTTCATTTCGCCCCAGCACCCAACTCCGCTAATTCTTCTGACCCTAGAATTTTTTCGATATCGATTAGGATGATAAACCTATCGTCCTTTTTACCGACACCCGTGATATAACGAGAGGAAATTCCTTTGATAGAAGGAGGAGGAGGATTGATTGTTTCAGGAGGAAAGAGTGCTACGTTAGCTACCTTATCTACTATGATGCCGACAGATTCTCCGCCGATTTTCACTACAATCGCGCGGTCGTAACCTTGTTCGTGAGAATGGGGGATATTCAATTTCACACCTAGATCCACCATCTTCACCACTTTACCCCGGATATCCATGATACCGGCAAAGTAGTTTTTGGATCTAGGAACCTTGACCAGGTTATGGATCTTGATGATCTCATCCACAAGAACGATTGGAAGAGCGTATTCTTCCTCGCCTAAGCTAAATAGAATGTACTGATGTTCGATTTCGGCGGACATTCCCCCTCCTTTAGAAACGGGTGAATCCGTAGTAATAAAAATACGATCCAGAACCTAGAAAGATTACAACTTTCGAGAAAAGTGGATCGCGTTTCCTCAGTATCCAGTCCAATCCGCCAAAAAGCAAACCGAAAACGGCGAGCGAAAATCCGAGTAAATAAAAATCCATGTATGCATACCAGATCCCTAAAGCAGATGCAAGACCTAAGGCATAATCTTGTAGATCTCCCCAAATCCTTCTTTTGATCCTGGTCCATAAGGGCTCTTTTTTCTCTCTTTGGAAAAATCTTTTCCAGGATCTCGGATTTCTATCTATTCCGAAAATATGATCATACTTGGTAGAAATTTCCCAAGGTTTAGGGGTCCTTCTCTCCGGTCCCCCCAGAGGTTCCGGAGAAACTCCATAGGCACCGCCCAAAATTTGAAGCGCGTCCTTGTCAGGAAGAGAAGATAATAAGTCTCTAAATGGTGCGAATCTGGAATAAAGAGGATAAGATCTACCAGTGGTTAGATCAGTCTCTTTTAGAATGGATCCATCTCGGATCGTGGAAACATAAATGCGGCCATTCTCTCCGGCGACTTCCAAAGTAAGTCTGATCTTGCGATCATGAAAATGAAAGTCGGCCTGGAGAATATCTCCATCCGGAGTTTTAGCTTGGTAGGATTTCGTATATCCTTTGGCTGGAGGAAACTCAGGTTTCCACCAACGTCTTAAAAGAGAATAGTCCTGGAAGGAGGCCATACAGCAACATGATCGGCCAATTTCGGATTTTGCTTTAGGCTTTGATAGTTGCTAATTCCAAGTCGGGAGAGGTCCCGATTGAGGGGCGGGGCGAAAAAGACCGGGTCTTCGATTCGATTTCCCGGTCCTTTAGATATCAAAAGAATATCTTATTTGCCTTTCTTCTTATGACGATTCTGTCTTCTTTTTTTCTTCCTCTTATGAGTCGCGATCTTTCTTCGCTTTCTTTTTTTACCGGAAGGCATTCGGTTCTCCTGATTCTGTTCCTAACCTGCCAGGAAATTATTCAGTGTACTTTTGTAAACCTTTATTTTTACGGATCTCGGCTACCATATTCTTGATATCACCTATCCCTTCTTTAGAAGCGATGAAGAGAACATCTTCCTCTTCTACTACAACGATATCCTGCACTCCAAGTAGAGCTGTGAATTCTTTTCTAGTCTGAGTGACGTTGTTTCCGGATTTATAAAATAGAATTTCTTTACCGATATGACGATTACCTTGGTTGTCCCCAGGCAATACTCTTTCCAAAGAAAGCCAAGAGCCTACATCATCCCAAGAGAAGCTTGCCTCTACCATTCTAATACGAGCGCTCTTTTCCATGATTGCTATATCAACAGGTTCGGATGGAAGAAGTTTGAATGCTTCTCCTAAATCTCCCATCTTCTTGAATGGAAATCTATCCTTAAGAGGTTTTAATATTTTAGGAGAATGTTTTTCAAACTCATCCAAGATTAAACTTGTCTTCCAAAGAAAAATCCCCGGGTTCCAATAGAAGTTTGCTTTTTTAATATACTTGAGCGCAGTTTTTACATCCGGCTTTTCAAAGAATGATTTTACTTCGAATCCATGTTTAGTTGGTTTTCCAGAAGCGATATAACCATAACCTACTTCAGGGCGATTCGGTTTAATACCGAGTAAAACCAAATGTTCATCCGCTTCTTTCAAAGCCTTTTGGATACTCTTAGCAAATTCTTTGTCTGAATTTACCCAAGCATCTGCAGATAATACAACCTGAACCGGATCTCCAAACTTCTCCTTAAAATATAAAGAAGCTAGAGCAATGATTGGTGCAGTATTTTTTCCTTCCGGCTCTATTATAAAATTATTCTCAGGGAAACTTCTCTCCTGAGCTAAGATTGCTTTTTTTAAAGTAGCATTTGTTCCAATAAATACTCTATCAGGACTTGTGATCGTATAAGCACGATTCAAAGTCTCTTTTAAAAGAGTATTTTTAGAATATACTTTCTGGAGTTGTTTCGGAGTGGAAATTCTAGATCTGGGCCAGAATCTTTCTCCCTTTCCTCCCGCCATAATGAGTACTACGGGTTTGTCTTGTGTCATTTATTCCACCTCTTTAGGTTTGGGGGCGGACTTTTTCTTACTCAAAGATTTAGGATCTCCAAAAACGGTATCGGAAGGAAGAAGTAGTACATCTACATTCTCTCCAATATTATCGTATAATAGAAACTCTTTCATATCAGGATTCTTCTTTAAGAAATCCTTATATTGTTCCCATTTTTTTTTGGAAACTGCAAGTTTTGCTTCTTCTTGAATAGAGTAAGATTCCGCCTTTTTTAAGGCTTCTATTCTTTCTAACTTTTTAGCCAAAATATAGTTAGGATTACGGAATATATTCGCGATGAGTATCGGGTCCGGAATATCCAGACTGATAATGCGAACTGATTCTATCTTTAGCCAAGGAAGTTCATTCGAGAGAATTCTCACGAGATCGTTTCTTAGGAAAGCAGAGATAGAATCCTTGTTTAAGTTGATATTTTTCTCATCTTCGATCCCAGCCCTAAGTTTAGACTGAAAGATATTAGAGAGATACTTTGCTCTTCCTTGGTCAGTCTTTCCTCCGGAGAGAAAAAACTTTTTGGATCCTTCTCCTTCTATATGAAAGGACAGATCCAATTTCGCTCTGACCTTACCTTCTTCCGATTTTTCGGAAAATAATCCGGAAGAAAGATCATGATGGATCTCTAACTCTAAAGCCAATGAGTTTAAGGATTCTTTACGAACTGATTTATCCCAGAACTGGATTACTGCAGGTTCATAAGCAAAGCCTGGACCACGAACAAAGGAAACTAACTTAGAATCTTGCTCCCAGACAAGCAGGGCTTCTCCTTCTTTTATAAAAAAAAGCGGATAGGATACCAGTAGGATCCCCGCTAATATAAATAGAATGAAAAGTGCCCGGCCTATCTTTCGGAACATTTAGGCGGAAGGAGCTTCTTTTGCTGCTTCTTCTGTATAAAGTTTGATTACTTTGGAAGGAATGATCGTGGAGATCGCGTGTTTGTACACCAAACTCTGCTTATTCTCCTGCTCAAGGACTATAGTAAAATTATCAAAACTTACCACTTTCCCTTTTAAAGGAACTCCGTTAAGAAGATAGATGGTTAATTCTAGTTTTTCTTTTCTAGCCGTATTGAGCAGTTGGTCCTGTATATTATTTTTAGCAGACATAGATTTTTATCCGTTTATATTTTTTATCTTTTTATACGCTTCTTTCGGATGGATCGGTTCCAAGATCTTTTGCTTTCGGAACCAAGTAATCTGACGCTTGGCGTAATTCCTATGGGACTGGCTTAAATTCCCAAAGAATGTCTCAAGATTGGACGTTCCTTTAATATTTTCAAGCGCGAAATTATAACCTAAGGACTGAAGACCGGGACAATCTTCCCCGTATTTTTCTGAGACCCTTTTTGCTTCTTCTGCCATTCCAGATTCTATCATTTTTTTGGCCCTGGAATCGATTCTTTCGTATAATTCTTTTCGATCCAGATCCAAGAAGAAGGCCCCAAGTATATTCAAATTTTTGGAAATTAGGGCGCCGCTCCCCTCCTCCACTTTAAGCTCTGACCATAGAGTTCCCATCCAGTTCACTTCCAAGGCTCTTCCATATCTGTAGTTATCGTTTGGAAAGATTTTTTGGAGAGCTTTAGGGTCCAGTTTTTGGAGTTCTTCGATCCTTTCTTCCATACTTAAGGATTCCACTTTCAGTTTTATTTCTTCAGTGATCTTTGGAACAGGAAACATTCCGTATAAAAAAGCATTCAAATAAAACCCTGTTCCAGCTGTTAAAACTGGGATTTTATCTCTGGAAAGTATATCATCCAGCGCTTCTTCTGCCATTGTCACAAATTTTGCTGCGTCTATGGATTCGGAAGGGGAAAGAAATGAAACAAGATGATGGGGGATTTTTTCGCAGTCTTCTGAAGTTGGGGCTGCAGTCCCGATGCTTAGCTCTTTATAGATCTGTCTAGAATCAAAGGAAATAATTTCAAAACGGGAAGGATCTAATTCTCTCACCAGAGCCGTTTTTCCGGCCCCAGTGGGAGCGGTGATAATTAGAATGGAGCGAAAAGGGGGAATTATTCCTCCTCCTCTTCCTCGTCTTCTTCCTCTTCAAGAGGTTCTTCCACAATACCTTCTTCTTCTTCGAAACCTGCTTCGGAATCGTAGTCTAAGTTTTCTTCTGGAAACTCTTCTTCTTCCACTCTGGCAGCCGCTACACGGGACCTAGATTTGGAAGGAGGACGTTTACTTTGATCGGCTCCGCATTTAGGGCAGATTTTTACTTCTTTGTTTAGATCGTAGAACTTAGTTCCACAAGTATGACATGTGAATTTTTTGCCCAGAGGATTGAGAGAAGACTTGGATGCAGAAGACTTTTTAGTCCCTGCCGCCGGTTTGCTTACGCTAACCGCTTCCTTCTTTTTTGCCGGAGGAGCTTTTTTCTTTGGAGGGGCGCTTTTTTTCACCGGAGCTTTGGACTTCGGTGCAGCTTTTTTCTTAGCCGTTTTCTTAGCTGTTGCCATCGGAATTGACCATGCTGGAAGACACTTATTCCGATTCAAGCAGAAAAAGTAGTCAGAAATCTAGTTTCCGCTAATTTGTATTTTCTAAGAATTGGATTCGGAAAACGAGGTTTATGGTCCATCTGAGCGTAAATGTAAACAAAATTGCCACTTTAAGAAATTCCAGAGGTGGAAATCATCCGGACCTGATCTATCTATCCAAACTGATTTTGGATTCCGGCGCTCATGGGATTACTGTTCATCCAAGAGAAGACGAAAGACATATAAAGAAGAGAGACGTATTTGATCTAAGGGAGTTCCTCACGCTCTACAATCAGGATAAAAAGAAGAAGATAGAATATAATATGGAGGGAGAACCTTCTTCCCGATTTTTAGATCTTGTTCTGGAAGCAAAACCTGACCAAGCAACGTTAGTCCCGGTGACTCCTGGAGAAATTACTTCTGACCATGGTTTCGATCTAAAAAAGGACTCCTCTGATCTAAAAACATACATCCAAAAGATCCAAAATGCAGGGATCCGAGTATCTATCTTCATGGAAACGGATTTAGAAAATCTTAAATTAGTGAAAGAAACCGGAGCAGACCGTGTTGAATTTTACACAGGTCCTTATGCCCATGCTTTTGATCATTCTCCAGAACAAGGTAAGACAGTATTCGAATCTTTCAAAAAAGCGGCAGAGTTCCTACAGAGCCAAAATATCGGGATCAACGCGGGTCACGATCTGGACCATTTTAATCTTCCACTATTCTCTCAGCTTCCAGGTCTGGCAGAAGTATCTATAGGTCATAGACTCATGTCGTATGCGCTCGAAATCGGTTTAGGAGCCGCAGTGAAGGAATATCTAAAAGCGATTGGCACGCAGAGTCGCTGAGACGCGGAGTTTTTTTTCGCACGGAGCACACTGAGATCACGGAGAGAAGATCCCGATGTTGGAGTTCCTACAGTGCCAATTTAACTCTGCGGCTCCGCGCCTCTGCGTGAGAAAACCTCTGTATCTCTATTTTCTCTGCGTCTCTCCCTCGGAGAGTTCTTTCGCAAGCTCTTTGAAAGAAGAATAATTCGAATCTTCAGAGAGTAATAAAAAGGCTGCCTTTTTTAAATTTGCGGAAAGTAAAGATGCTTCCGAATTAGTTTTGGCCAATTCTTCCAAATTCGATTTAAAACTTAAAAGATGTCTTTTAGCAGAAGCCTGATCCTTTGTCGAAACCGCTTTTTTAAGCTCTTTCCAGGATTGGGTGGCCTTATTTCCTGAAACAATATCCTTAGGGGTTCTGCCGAATTCTCCACTCAGGTCCCAAACTTTTTTATAAGGGTGGTTCTTCTCCAGAAATTTATAATATTCGGAAGAAGGTTTGAATGTGTTCGGTTTTGCTTTTGAGATCAATTCCTTGTCCAGTCCACATTCAGCAAATACACCTTTTGTTAATGATTCTTTGGAAATGGACTGAATTTCTATCAGTTTAGAAACCGATTCAGAAGCTTCTGGAATATTCCCTTTTTTGCATGCGGAAATTGCAGTTTTATACAAAACTTCTTCCTGGTCCGCGAGAGCTGACTTTTCAGAATCCAATTTTAAGGAAGAAGTGAATGCTAGTTCCCTATAGAGTGGATCGTTCGGATCTGAATTTTTTGCCCTGACTGCATATTCCCAAGCAGACTGATTTTCTCCTAAAGAATCGTATAAAATGGATAAATTATAACAAGCGAGTCCCCTATCTTTTCTCAGGGATCTACAGGAAGATTTTAATAAATCTAGAGAAGATTTTCTTTCTTCTTCTGTTCCGTAAAAATCTAGAATTGCCTGCTCTTGTATGAGTTCCGACCCGAATCTTCCCCCACCTGGGACGGAAACAGAAGTGCAGTAAAAAGTTCCCACAAAGCAGAAAAAAGGAAGAATACAGAACTTTTCCAAAACTTTATAGAATGAGAGATTTCGGGGGAATAGATTGACAATGCTTGTTCGGGGTGGAAAATGATCGAAAATCAACCTTGCAAAAAGAGGACCCGATTTGAAAAGCTTGAGATCCCTCTCCTTATCCTTTCTTTCAGTTATCTTATGTACGAGCATCTTCTTCTGCCAACCCTCTTCCGGAAATTCCAAGACCACGGCAGATTTCACTCTCAAAGATTTTGACAGCGTAGTCAAGACTGTTGAGGGAAACTATATAGATAAAAATATAGATAAAAACCGCGCCTATAAGGACGCAGCAGTTTTTGCTCTTCTATCTTTGCCTCATGGTCTTTATCTCTATCCGGAAAGTTATTTTACCGATCGAGAAAAATACGAAGAATCAGATGATATTTTCCCAGGAAAATCTTTCAAACTTTCTCCTGAGGATAAATTTGTTCTATTCGATCCGGATTATAAAGAAGTAGAAAAAATCCGAGACAGAAAACTAAAAGAAGAGTCTAACAAACCTAAACTTTCAAATGATGAGGTTCTCAAGTTAGTTGAAAGGGAGAAGGTCCGCAAAAAAGTGCTCACAGCTAAATGGGAGCAAACCAACTTCTCCAAAAAGGATTTTGATAGGGTCCTTGCCTACCTCGAAAAAAATCTGCAAAACTATACCACTCCTCCACTCAAAGATCCGTTTGGAGAAGAAGACGCTAAAGATAAAGAACCTTTT
Encoded here:
- a CDS encoding pyridoxine 5'-phosphate synthase is translated as MVHLSVNVNKIATLRNSRGGNHPDLIYLSKLILDSGAHGITVHPREDERHIKKRDVFDLREFLTLYNQDKKKKIEYNMEGEPSSRFLDLVLEAKPDQATLVPVTPGEITSDHGFDLKKDSSDLKTYIQKIQNAGIRVSIFMETDLENLKLVKETGADRVEFYTGPYAHAFDHSPEQGKTVFESFKKAAEFLQSQNIGINAGHDLDHFNLPLFSQLPGLAEVSIGHRLMSYALEIGLGAAVKEYLKAIGTQSR
- a CDS encoding chemotaxis protein CheW yields the protein MSAEIEHQYILFSLGEEEYALPIVLVDEIIKIHNLVKVPRSKNYFAGIMDIRGKVVKMVDLGVKLNIPHSHEQGYDRAIVVKIGGESVGIIVDKVANVALFPPETINPPPPSIKGISSRYITGVGKKDDRFIILIDIEKILGSEELAELGAGAK
- the hfq gene encoding RNA chaperone Hfq, with amino-acid sequence MSAKNNIQDQLLNTARKEKLELTIYLLNGVPLKGKVVSFDNFTIVLEQENKQSLVYKHAISTIIPSKVIKLYTEEAAKEAPSA
- a CDS encoding response regulator → MSSSSEQPNILIVEDEWLLSFNLQKTLQNLGYKVAGVAANGQDAQSIFKETDPDLVLMDISIEGDMDGIQTAQHIQRIKDVPIVFMTAYTDDSTFMRAMDAASTYAYITKPFQNHQLKSSIEIALRQQKRLGIVKESGKEFKNVIQSISEGAVSLDGEGNIIFLNHSAEELTGWTLEEALGKPGDVVLSFIQTQIGSGEHPDNLGHNLRYIPAVLVRKDDRKIRVGFRVSPIRDEANRIVGSIVTFSELDLLSVSEKRISEMEKVIQSEKRLESIQKLAAGIAHEINNPLMGVINYGNIIRNKKDLPADIRNYARVIIEQGERISGIIRNLILFSRSDNEEPTWCKLDDILAGVEGIISELLKSKNLEISKNIPDNLPDVFLKQNQIKEVLYYLLYFYADGVGSDLKGSTIHFSAGLEDTKTDSEKYLVIRLSGTLNGELDPENAFQPFERIQSDDSRIGMGLSVCYGIIQSNQGKLDVQKSNSGTDFHIRLPIQTK
- a CDS encoding CBS domain-containing protein — translated: MLVKDILEKKDRKILSVEPSTTVWEAIRFMTKYDIGSVIVLKEGKLAGIFTERDLLHFASTDREAVFDKTVADLMSTTLTTMQPNDQVDEVLSIMLKKRIRHMPILDGNRLVGIVSIGDAVKAKIAKTEEENKNLKNYIYSESGFI
- the miaA gene encoding tRNA (adenosine(37)-N6)-dimethylallyltransferase MiaA; translated protein: MLIITAPTGAGKTALVRELDPSRFEIISFDSRQIYKELSIGTAAPTSEDCEKIPHHLVSFLSPSESIDAAKFVTMAEEALDDILSRDKIPVLTAGTGFYLNAFLYGMFPVPKITEEIKLKVESLSMEERIEELQKLDPKALQKIFPNDNYRYGRALEVNWMGTLWSELKVEEGSGALISKNLNILGAFFLDLDRKELYERIDSRAKKMIESGMAEEAKRVSEKYGEDCPGLQSLGYNFALENIKGTSNLETFFGNLSQSHRNYAKRQITWFRKQKILEPIHPKEAYKKIKNING
- a CDS encoding LIC_12238 family plasminogen-binding lipoprotein, which encodes MNIRFSYFIILLYSFFLVSCLGMSGEFGWALVDETKQSLLEKKFTTVQEFTLTREKLIFPTNKTLVYIYKFSRVPNPEAEIYVSLSRFQVGFNEIEVTRKRPEISSSSIRGRFQELIAGKYLVKVSYEGEVIDQVEFRVIEPEDREEEEKESGVDDVEKYTKAKKILN
- a CDS encoding FYDLN acid domain-containing protein; this encodes MATAKKTAKKKAAPKSKAPVKKSAPPKKKAPPAKKKEAVSVSKPAAGTKKSSASKSSLNPLGKKFTCHTCGTKFYDLNKEVKICPKCGADQSKRPPSKSRSRVAAARVEEEEFPEENLDYDSEAGFEEEEGIVEEPLEEEEDEEEEEE
- a CDS encoding mannose-1-phosphate guanylyltransferase — protein: MTQDKPVVLIMAGGKGERFWPRSRISTPKQLQKVYSKNTLLKETLNRAYTITSPDRVFIGTNATLKKAILAQERSFPENNFIIEPEGKNTAPIIALASLYFKEKFGDPVQVVLSADAWVNSDKEFAKSIQKALKEADEHLVLLGIKPNRPEVGYGYIASGKPTKHGFEVKSFFEKPDVKTALKYIKKANFYWNPGIFLWKTSLILDEFEKHSPKILKPLKDRFPFKKMGDLGEAFKLLPSEPVDIAIMEKSARIRMVEASFSWDDVGSWLSLERVLPGDNQGNRHIGKEILFYKSGNNVTQTRKEFTALLGVQDIVVVEEEDVLFIASKEGIGDIKNMVAEIRKNKGLQKYTE